The nucleotide window GTGTTGGTGATGATTGCTTTTGCGACCGGCGATATTTTGTTGCCGGGAATTAATCTGACGTCCATGCCGCCTGCGAGTTCGTAGAATGCGGGAACGAGGAGTGCACGTGTCGGGGTGCCCGCAGCCGGCAGACCGAGTGCTGAGTTTTCGAGTTCTGCGAGGAGGTAGCCGGGTGTTCCGCGAAGCGAGCAGCCGACTTCGTCATAGATGTTAACGACCGGATGGTGGTGGCCGCAGAGGATGAGTTTTCCGGCGAGGTCAAGGGATGGGATGGTGTGGCCGTGCATGTAGCCGACGCCGTCGATGGCTGCGCCGTTGATCGGGAGGAGTTCGTCTTTTTCGAGATACTGTTCAAGGCCGGTGTCATGGTTTCCGGGCGCGAGCCTGAACTCGGTCTGTTCCCGGATTTTTTCGAGGACCTGCGGGACTTCGGTTTTTTCCTGGTAGGTGACGTAGGGGATCATGTGTTTGAGGTCGCCTAAGACGACGAGGTAGTCAGGTTCGCTTTTTTCGATGATTCCAAGCAACCTTGAGAGCCGCGACTGGGTCGCGCTCTGGAAGTGGAGGCCGCGGCGGTGAAGGTCTGCTTCGACGCCGAAGTGGGGGTCAGCGATTACGAGGGTGCGCGAGTTTCGTTCGATGAGGACGGCGGGCCCGTCTGCGTAGAATTTGGGGTTCATGAAATCAGGCGATTTTGATGAGTTCG belongs to Methanorbis furvi and includes:
- a CDS encoding metallophosphoesterase, coding for MNPKFYADGPAVLIERNSRTLVIADPHFGVEADLHRRGLHFQSATQSRLSRLLGIIEKSEPDYLVVLGDLKHMIPYVTYQEKTEVPQVLEKIREQTEFRLAPGNHDTGLEQYLEKDELLPINGAAIDGVGYMHGHTIPSLDLAGKLILCGHHHPVVNIYDEVGCSLRGTPGYLLAELENSALGLPAAGTPTRALLVPAFYELAGGMDVRLIPGNKISPVAKAIITNTAEVFLKDGTYVDTWEHLTPNPEES